One genomic region from Sphaerochaeta sp. encodes:
- a CDS encoding glycogen/starch/alpha-glucan phosphorylase, protein MNKHSSNTRFGHTAEAIAQDFAEHLKYSEDADIYHTTPEGRYAALALSIRDRIIQQWDKSRQTQRATDAKRVYYLSLEFLMGRAMTNNIINLGLEKQVKDALASLGYTYEELADVEPDAGLGNGGLGRLAACFLDSLATLEYPAYGYGIRYNYGIFRQLVVNGWQQEQPDDWLRDGNPWEIQRPDTVYPVHFGGYVQMIRENGNDSFKWIPDETVLGMAYDTPIIGYGCKTVNTLRLWSAKAPSEFSFQEFNEGDYTEAVRQKVQAENLSQVLYPNDTQYLGKELRLKQQYFFVSCSLQDIFKRYKRHHTDWLDFPDHAAIQMNDTHPSLAVPEMMRLLLDKENLSWDEAWDLTVRTLGYTNHTLMPEALEKWSLPMFEHLLPRHLQIIYEINRRFLQQAVSYFPMRGDQVAKVSIIEETNPKQIRMANLAIIGSHSTNGVAALHSELLKTKMFPEFNMIFPDRFNNKTNGITQRRWLLDANPALAAKITEAIGDGWITDFSQISKLKPFATDAGFLDDFAKIKRQAKESAAAFIRKDCGVLVNPDSLFDTQVKRIHEYKRQLLNALDIVLLYNDLKNHGPLTKDMEPITFFFGGKAAPGYVNAKLIIKLINNIAKTVNEDPQTNHILRVQFLPNYRVTMAERIIPASNLSEQISTAGTEASGTGNMKFMVNGALTIGTLDGANIEMAQEAGQENLFIFGHTEQQIEALRASYQPKEWISKDEGIKEGVNLLLSGFFNINEPNIFDPLWKSLFEQGDRYFTFADLAMYRDEHHKATALYHADPKAWNRMAVLNIASSAKFSSDRTINEYAKEIWNLKPCPVQKDIENDTAISNAKSLLR, encoded by the coding sequence GTGAACAAACACAGCAGCAATACCCGTTTCGGGCATACGGCGGAAGCCATTGCGCAGGATTTCGCGGAACATCTGAAGTACAGCGAAGACGCCGACATTTACCATACGACTCCGGAAGGCAGGTATGCCGCCCTGGCCCTTTCCATCCGTGACCGCATCATCCAGCAATGGGACAAGAGCCGGCAGACCCAGCGGGCCACCGACGCCAAACGGGTGTATTACCTCTCCCTGGAGTTTTTGATGGGCCGCGCCATGACGAACAACATCATCAACCTCGGTCTGGAGAAACAGGTCAAGGACGCCTTGGCTTCCCTGGGCTACACCTACGAGGAACTGGCCGACGTGGAACCGGACGCCGGGCTGGGCAACGGAGGACTGGGCAGGCTTGCCGCCTGTTTCCTGGACTCCCTGGCCACGCTGGAATATCCGGCATACGGCTATGGCATCCGGTACAACTACGGCATTTTCCGCCAGCTGGTCGTCAACGGCTGGCAGCAGGAACAACCGGATGACTGGCTCCGGGATGGCAACCCCTGGGAAATCCAGCGGCCGGACACCGTCTATCCCGTCCATTTCGGCGGCTACGTGCAGATGATCCGGGAGAACGGAAACGACTCGTTCAAATGGATTCCCGACGAAACCGTACTGGGCATGGCGTACGACACCCCGATCATCGGCTACGGCTGCAAGACGGTCAACACGCTCCGCCTGTGGTCGGCGAAAGCCCCCAGCGAGTTCAGTTTCCAGGAGTTCAATGAAGGCGACTACACCGAAGCGGTGCGCCAGAAAGTCCAGGCGGAGAACCTCTCCCAGGTGCTCTACCCCAATGACACCCAGTACCTGGGCAAGGAGCTCAGGCTGAAACAGCAGTACTTCTTCGTCTCCTGCTCCCTGCAGGACATCTTCAAGCGGTACAAACGGCACCATACCGACTGGCTGGATTTTCCCGACCACGCCGCCATCCAGATGAACGACACCCACCCGTCCCTGGCCGTACCGGAGATGATGAGGCTCCTGCTGGACAAGGAAAACCTTTCCTGGGACGAGGCGTGGGACCTGACGGTGCGTACCCTTGGGTACACCAACCACACCCTGATGCCGGAAGCATTGGAGAAATGGTCGCTTCCCATGTTCGAGCACCTGCTGCCACGCCATCTGCAGATCATCTACGAGATCAACCGCAGGTTCCTCCAGCAAGCCGTCTCCTACTTCCCGATGCGTGGGGACCAGGTGGCCAAAGTCAGCATCATCGAAGAGACCAACCCCAAGCAGATCCGGATGGCCAACCTGGCCATCATCGGCAGCCACAGCACCAACGGCGTTGCGGCGCTCCATTCGGAACTGCTGAAGACCAAGATGTTCCCCGAATTCAACATGATCTTCCCCGACCGGTTCAACAACAAGACCAACGGCATCACCCAGCGCCGCTGGCTGCTTGACGCCAACCCGGCGTTGGCTGCGAAGATCACCGAAGCGATCGGAGACGGATGGATCACCGATTTCTCCCAGATCTCCAAGCTCAAGCCGTTCGCAACGGACGCAGGCTTTCTGGACGATTTCGCCAAGATCAAACGGCAGGCAAAGGAAAGCGCCGCGGCGTTCATCCGCAAGGACTGCGGCGTGCTGGTCAATCCCGACTCCCTGTTCGACACCCAGGTCAAACGGATCCACGAGTACAAGCGGCAGCTGCTCAACGCACTGGATATCGTGCTGCTGTACAACGACCTGAAGAACCACGGTCCGCTGACCAAGGATATGGAGCCGATCACCTTCTTCTTCGGAGGGAAGGCCGCCCCGGGATACGTCAACGCCAAGCTGATCATCAAGTTGATCAACAACATCGCCAAGACGGTCAATGAAGACCCCCAGACCAACCACATCCTCAGGGTACAGTTCCTGCCCAACTATCGGGTCACCATGGCCGAACGTATCATTCCGGCGAGCAATCTTTCCGAGCAGATATCCACCGCCGGCACGGAAGCTTCCGGTACGGGCAACATGAAGTTCATGGTCAACGGCGCGCTGACCATCGGCACGCTGGATGGCGCCAACATCGAGATGGCCCAGGAAGCGGGCCAGGAGAACCTGTTCATCTTCGGCCATACCGAACAGCAGATCGAAGCGCTCCGCGCCTCCTATCAACCGAAGGAGTGGATATCCAAGGACGAAGGAATCAAGGAAGGGGTCAACCTGTTGCTCTCCGGATTCTTCAACATCAATGAGCCGAACATCTTCGACCCGCTGTGGAAGTCCCTGTTTGAGCAGGGTGACCGGTACTTCACCTTCGCAGACCTGGCCATGTATCGTGATGAACACCACAAGGCCACGGCGTTGTACCATGCGGATCCCAAGGCATGGAACCGGATGGCCGTGCTGAACATCGCTTCCAGCGCCAAGTTCTCCAGTGACCGTACGATCAACGAGTACGCCAAGGAGATCTGGAACCTGAAGCCGTGTCCGGTGCAGAAAGACATCGAGAACGATACGGCGATCTCAAACGCCAAGAGCCTGCTCAGGTGA
- the rpmG gene encoding 50S ribosomal protein L33, with protein sequence MGEKKKTSVEKVALQCTVCHRKNYTTERNRKNGGEKLELNKYCPFDKKHTLHKEAKIK encoded by the coding sequence ATGGGTGAGAAGAAGAAAACCAGTGTTGAGAAAGTCGCACTGCAGTGCACGGTATGCCATCGGAAGAACTACACGACCGAGCGGAACCGCAAAAACGGTGGGGAGAAGCTTGAGCTGAACAAGTACTGCCCGTTCGACAAAAAGCATACCCTCCACAAGGAAGCTAAGATCAAATAA
- the secE gene encoding preprotein translocase subunit SecE — MKKMMKYFKECHNELKKVVWPTREVVLNSTKVVIVSTILVAIFLGFVDFVLLKILYVMF; from the coding sequence ATGAAGAAAATGATGAAGTATTTCAAAGAGTGCCACAACGAACTGAAGAAGGTCGTCTGGCCGACCCGCGAAGTAGTCCTCAATTCGACGAAAGTCGTCATCGTTTCCACAATTTTGGTAGCCATCTTCCTCGGTTTCGTGGATTTTGTGCTGCTGAAGATTTTGTATGTGATGTTCTAA
- the nusG gene encoding transcription termination/antitermination protein NusG: MAKGWYVVHTYSGYEQKIERIIRKMRDNDPNFAAVCTDVKVPFETVVEVKDGVKRDVKRKILPGYILVEMDLPVDAWKPWCFQIKRIPGVTGFLTSDDDRLKPPVPLTAAEVKGIFQKTGDLPADKVFKPKQSFSQGDHVKIIEGPFESFTGVVEEVNAEKSRLRVSVGIFGRSTPVDVDFLQVEKVVM; this comes from the coding sequence ATGGCAAAGGGCTGGTACGTCGTACATACATACTCAGGGTATGAACAGAAGATTGAGAGGATCATCCGCAAGATGCGTGACAATGATCCCAATTTTGCAGCCGTTTGCACCGATGTGAAAGTTCCGTTTGAAACAGTCGTTGAGGTGAAGGATGGCGTGAAGCGTGATGTGAAGCGCAAGATTCTTCCCGGATACATTTTGGTTGAGATGGATCTTCCCGTGGATGCATGGAAGCCGTGGTGCTTCCAGATCAAGCGGATCCCGGGAGTGACGGGTTTCCTTACGTCGGATGATGACCGTCTGAAGCCGCCGGTGCCGCTCACCGCCGCTGAGGTGAAGGGCATCTTCCAGAAAACGGGTGACCTGCCTGCGGACAAGGTGTTCAAGCCGAAGCAGAGTTTCTCCCAGGGCGATCATGTGAAGATCATCGAAGGACCGTTCGAGTCGTTCACCGGTGTGGTGGAAGAGGTGAATGCCGAGAAATCCCGCCTGCGTGTCAGCGTGGGGATTTTTGGACGGTCGACGCCGGTAGACGTTGACTTCCTCCAAGTGGAAAAGGTGGTCATGTAA
- the rplK gene encoding 50S ribosomal protein L11, whose protein sequence is MAKKVTAIIKLQCPAQKATPAPPIGPALGPHGVSAPKFVQEFNAQSKDYEPGLVVPVVITVYADKSFTFILKTPPASILIKKELGLQKASATPNKAKVGKLTKAQCEKIAKMKLNDLNSNSLETAMKVIAGTARSMGVEVEK, encoded by the coding sequence ATGGCAAAGAAGGTAACTGCGATCATCAAGTTGCAGTGCCCGGCTCAGAAGGCCACACCGGCGCCCCCGATCGGACCGGCTCTTGGTCCTCATGGAGTCAGCGCTCCCAAATTTGTCCAGGAATTCAATGCCCAGTCCAAGGATTATGAACCGGGCTTGGTGGTTCCTGTCGTCATCACCGTCTACGCGGACAAGAGCTTCACGTTCATTCTGAAAACCCCTCCCGCATCCATTCTGATCAAGAAGGAGCTGGGGTTGCAGAAGGCAAGCGCCACGCCGAACAAGGCGAAGGTCGGCAAATTGACCAAGGCGCAGTGCGAGAAGATCGCGAAGATGAAGTTGAACGACCTGAACAGCAATTCGCTGGAGACGGCCATGAAGGTCATCGCCGGAACTGCTCGGAGCATGGGCGTTGAGGTGGAGAAATAA
- the rplA gene encoding 50S ribosomal protein L1: MAHGKKYRESAKKINHEKSYSFDEAAALVKEMAYAKFDETIDLAVKLTLKKSQSVRDTVVLPNQFAAQKRVLVFAKGAKADEAKAAGAAYVGDDDLIEKIKGGWLDFDVAVATPDMMKDVGRLGPILGRKGLMPNPKTQTVTFEVGKAVAELSKGRTEFRSDKTNVVHLPIGKVSMEPQKVAENAKAVVQEIIRKKPSDAKGDYIGSVALSSSMGPGVHVETANLMQADAAV, translated from the coding sequence ATGGCGCATGGAAAGAAATATCGCGAAAGCGCGAAAAAGATTAACCACGAGAAGAGCTATTCCTTTGACGAGGCTGCGGCCTTGGTGAAGGAAATGGCGTACGCCAAGTTCGACGAGACGATTGATCTCGCCGTCAAGCTCACCTTGAAGAAGAGCCAGAGTGTCCGTGACACCGTGGTGCTTCCCAACCAGTTCGCCGCCCAGAAACGGGTGTTGGTGTTCGCCAAAGGCGCCAAGGCTGATGAGGCCAAGGCCGCGGGTGCCGCGTACGTTGGGGATGACGATCTGATCGAAAAGATCAAGGGTGGCTGGCTTGACTTCGACGTTGCCGTCGCTACGCCGGACATGATGAAGGATGTCGGTCGTCTCGGCCCGATCCTTGGACGCAAAGGCTTGATGCCGAACCCGAAGACCCAAACGGTTACGTTTGAAGTAGGGAAGGCGGTCGCCGAGTTGTCCAAAGGCCGTACGGAGTTCCGCTCCGACAAGACCAACGTCGTGCACCTGCCGATCGGCAAGGTTTCCATGGAGCCGCAGAAAGTGGCGGAGAACGCCAAGGCGGTCGTCCAGGAGATCATCCGGAAGAAACCCAGTGACGCCAAGGGCGATTACATCGGTTCTGTGGCGCTGTCTTCCAGCATGGGCCCTGGCGTCCACGTGGAAACGGCGAACTTGATGCAGGCTGACGCCGCGGTATAA
- the rplJ gene encoding 50S ribosomal protein L10, which yields MEGYKTRITPEKEAAVKALHDEFAQYDGFIFTDYRGMTVEQITKVRKNLMKSQGNYRVVKNRFAKIALNQLDYKGCDAHLKGPTGIALVKGDTTNVVAKELFAAKDDGAPIDIKGGLVDGQMLDVAQLEAYSKLPNREELLSILLGTMKAPVQKLAATLLAYVKKMGEGEPAKQEAAPAAN from the coding sequence ATGGAAGGATATAAGACTCGTATTACTCCCGAGAAAGAGGCTGCCGTCAAGGCGCTGCATGACGAATTCGCCCAGTACGACGGATTCATCTTCACCGATTACCGTGGGATGACGGTCGAGCAGATCACCAAGGTCCGCAAGAACCTGATGAAGTCCCAGGGCAACTATCGGGTGGTGAAGAACCGCTTCGCCAAGATCGCATTGAACCAGCTGGACTACAAAGGGTGCGACGCGCACCTGAAGGGGCCCACCGGCATCGCGCTGGTCAAGGGAGACACGACCAACGTCGTTGCCAAGGAGCTGTTTGCTGCGAAGGATGACGGTGCGCCGATTGATATCAAGGGCGGCCTTGTGGATGGTCAGATGCTGGATGTCGCGCAACTTGAGGCGTACAGCAAACTGCCTAACCGTGAAGAGCTGCTCTCCATTTTGCTTGGCACGATGAAAGCGCCGGTGCAGAAGCTGGCCGCTACGTTGTTGGCGTATGTGAAGAAGATGGGTGAAGGTGAGCCTGCGAAGCAGGAAGCCGCGCCCGCCGCGAATTAA
- the rplL gene encoding 50S ribosomal protein L7/L12, translated as MATKEEIIDAISKMTVLEISDLIKMMEEKFGVQAAAAAAAPAAAAAAGPAKDEPTEFNVILKSSDPTKKIAAIKEVRNLTGVGLGDAKAIVEAGNKTIKENVSKADAQSIKEKLEAAGCVVEVQPAS; from the coding sequence ATGGCTACCAAAGAAGAAATTATTGACGCGATTTCGAAGATGACGGTTCTTGAGATCTCTGATCTCATCAAGATGATGGAAGAGAAGTTCGGCGTTCAGGCCGCTGCGGCTGCCGCCGCACCTGCTGCCGCCGCTGCCGCTGGTCCCGCCAAGGACGAGCCGACCGAGTTCAACGTGATCCTGAAGAGCTCCGATCCGACCAAGAAGATCGCTGCCATCAAGGAAGTCCGTAACCTGACCGGTGTTGGTCTTGGTGATGCCAAGGCGATTGTCGAGGCCGGAAACAAGACCATCAAGGAGAATGTTTCCAAGGCTGACGCGCAGTCCATCAAAGAGAAACTTGAAGCGGCTGGCTGTGTGGTTGAAGTCCAGCCGGCAAGCTGA
- the rpoB gene encoding DNA-directed RNA polymerase subunit beta translates to MVANGKAITRTYIGSDFQEVCELPNLIGVQLDSYERFLQLDGYKKGEAPNPAYGLEKVFQSTFPIEVPNGEMRLVYKGYKIDLDNIKFSETECKKKGRTYSVPLKATISLEFNTGEIREKEIFFGDIPLMTDRGTFIVNGAERVVVSQIHRSPGVIFSNEKDVYSSRIIPYRGSWLEFEIDEKKRLIYTKIDRKKRILGTLFLRAIGYDTREKIVAEFYKSQAVELSDATKNEVENRYLFKDIYDTVDGERKRILRAGDQLHAHEIDELIQRKITSVELVDMDNADTLHSDIVLNCFKEEDAKYTSEGLDEPSKEDVLTPIFTVLMPGEMVAVDRAEKDLPEMFFSPRKYDLGAVGRYKFNKKFGSEDDSTDITTLQPKDIVNTMAYLIRVFIREKNIDDIDHLGNRRVRSVGELLQNALKGAFARMDKIAKERMSLMMADEHSKESAKPQDFISIKPIVAAVKEFFGSSQLSQFMDQVNPLSELTHKRRLNALGPGGLSRDRAGFEVRDVHYTHYGRICPIETPEGPNIGLIVSLANYTRVNEYGFLETPYRKVVDGIATKDVKYLDSNDEEKYIIAMANAKLDKEGHFLDKEVPVRHAGDYTTRPASEVSWMDVSPKQVISVAASLIPFLEHDDANRALMGCNMQRQAVPLLFPEVPRVGTGMEQKAAYDSGVLVKAKRAGVIQYVSSTKVIIKPDKSDIEGEVDYYELQKYQRTNQDTCFNQRPIISVGQHVDAGGVLADGPATQNGELALGRNILVGFVPWNGYNYEDAVLISERVVKDDIFTTIHIKEFTTDIRETKLGPEKLTRDIPNTNEKLLEALDEDGIVRIGTMVRPGSILVGKVTPKSESDTTPEFKLLNSIFGEKAKEVRDTSLKVPHGTEGTVIDIQRLSRAENDELPAGVNETVKVLIATKRKLREGDKMAGRHGNKGVVSRILPEEDMPYMEDGTPLDVCLNPLGVPSRMNIGQLMETQLGWAAVSLDEWYSSPVFQSASMDQIEAKMKEAGLPTNSKVTLYDGRTGVPFVNKVFCGYIYYLKLHHLVDDKMHARSTGPYSLVTQQPLGGKAQFGGQRLGEMEVWALEAYGAANTLQELLTIKSDDMNGRVKIYESIVKGEPATAVGMPEAFNVLVQEIRGLALDMSVYDSNGKQVPLTERDEELINKQQKGSLNN, encoded by the coding sequence ATGGTTGCCAACGGCAAAGCCATAACACGCACGTACATCGGCTCTGATTTTCAAGAGGTTTGTGAGCTTCCCAACCTGATCGGCGTACAGCTGGACAGCTATGAGCGTTTTCTGCAGCTGGACGGGTACAAGAAAGGCGAGGCTCCCAATCCCGCGTATGGACTGGAAAAAGTGTTTCAGTCCACGTTCCCGATTGAAGTTCCAAATGGCGAGATGCGGCTCGTTTACAAGGGCTACAAGATTGACCTGGACAACATCAAGTTCTCCGAGACCGAATGCAAGAAGAAAGGACGCACCTACAGCGTCCCATTGAAAGCTACCATCAGCCTGGAGTTCAACACCGGGGAGATCCGTGAGAAGGAAATCTTCTTCGGTGACATCCCGTTGATGACCGACCGTGGCACGTTCATCGTCAATGGCGCTGAACGGGTTGTGGTAAGCCAGATCCACCGGAGCCCCGGAGTCATCTTCAGCAATGAGAAGGACGTCTATTCGTCCCGCATCATTCCGTACCGCGGTTCCTGGCTGGAGTTTGAGATTGATGAGAAGAAACGGTTGATCTACACCAAGATCGACCGGAAGAAACGTATCCTGGGCACCCTGTTCCTCAGGGCCATCGGATACGATACCCGGGAAAAGATCGTCGCCGAGTTCTACAAGAGCCAGGCGGTCGAGCTGAGTGACGCCACGAAGAATGAAGTGGAGAACCGCTACCTGTTCAAGGACATCTACGATACGGTGGATGGGGAGCGCAAACGAATCCTTCGTGCCGGTGACCAGCTGCATGCCCACGAGATCGACGAGCTGATCCAGCGGAAGATCACCAGCGTGGAGCTGGTTGACATGGACAACGCCGATACGCTTCACTCGGACATCGTTCTGAACTGCTTCAAGGAAGAAGACGCCAAGTACACGTCCGAAGGGCTGGATGAACCGTCCAAGGAAGATGTGCTGACCCCGATCTTCACCGTGCTGATGCCCGGTGAAATGGTCGCCGTGGATCGTGCCGAGAAGGATCTGCCTGAAATGTTCTTCTCGCCGCGCAAGTATGACCTGGGCGCCGTCGGCCGGTACAAGTTCAACAAGAAGTTCGGCAGCGAGGATGATTCCACGGACATCACGACGTTGCAGCCGAAGGACATCGTCAACACGATGGCCTATTTGATCCGTGTATTCATCCGTGAGAAGAACATCGATGATATCGATCACCTTGGTAACCGTCGTGTCCGCTCCGTCGGCGAGCTGTTGCAGAACGCCCTGAAAGGCGCGTTCGCCCGTATGGACAAGATCGCCAAGGAACGGATGAGCCTGATGATGGCCGACGAGCATTCCAAAGAGTCGGCCAAACCGCAGGATTTCATCTCCATCAAGCCGATCGTGGCCGCGGTGAAGGAATTCTTCGGTTCTTCCCAGTTGTCCCAGTTCATGGATCAGGTCAACCCGCTTTCCGAGCTGACCCACAAGCGTCGTCTGAACGCCCTCGGCCCCGGTGGTCTTTCCCGTGACCGTGCCGGATTCGAAGTCCGTGACGTCCATTACACCCATTATGGTCGTATCTGCCCGATCGAGACTCCTGAAGGTCCGAACATCGGTCTGATCGTCTCTCTGGCCAACTATACCCGGGTCAACGAGTATGGCTTCCTGGAGACGCCGTACCGCAAGGTGGTGGATGGCATCGCGACCAAAGATGTCAAATACCTGGATTCCAACGACGAGGAAAAGTACATCATCGCCATGGCAAACGCCAAGTTGGACAAGGAAGGGCACTTCCTGGACAAGGAAGTCCCTGTCCGCCACGCCGGTGATTACACCACGCGTCCCGCTTCCGAAGTGTCCTGGATGGATGTCTCCCCGAAGCAGGTAATCAGTGTCGCCGCCAGCTTGATTCCGTTCCTGGAACATGATGACGCCAACCGTGCGTTGATGGGTTGTAACATGCAGCGCCAGGCCGTTCCTCTTCTGTTCCCCGAGGTTCCGCGTGTCGGTACCGGTATGGAGCAGAAAGCGGCGTATGACAGCGGTGTGTTGGTCAAGGCCAAACGCGCCGGTGTCATCCAGTACGTCTCCTCCACCAAAGTCATCATCAAGCCGGACAAGAGCGACATTGAAGGCGAGGTGGACTACTACGAACTGCAGAAGTACCAGCGGACCAACCAGGATACCTGCTTCAACCAGCGCCCGATCATCAGTGTCGGCCAGCATGTGGATGCAGGCGGGGTGCTTGCCGATGGACCGGCGACCCAGAACGGGGAGCTTGCCCTGGGACGCAACATTCTGGTCGGATTCGTGCCGTGGAACGGGTACAACTACGAGGACGCTGTTCTGATCAGCGAACGGGTGGTGAAGGATGATATCTTCACGACGATCCATATCAAGGAGTTCACCACCGACATCCGTGAGACCAAGCTCGGACCGGAGAAACTGACCCGTGATATCCCCAACACCAACGAGAAGCTGCTCGAGGCGTTGGATGAGGACGGTATCGTCCGCATCGGGACGATGGTCCGGCCGGGATCGATCCTCGTCGGAAAAGTCACCCCGAAGAGCGAGAGTGACACCACACCGGAGTTCAAGTTGCTCAACTCGATCTTCGGTGAGAAGGCCAAGGAAGTGCGTGACACCTCCCTGAAGGTCCCCCATGGGACGGAAGGGACGGTCATCGACATCCAGCGCCTCTCCCGCGCGGAGAACGATGAGTTGCCCGCCGGTGTCAACGAGACGGTCAAGGTGTTGATCGCCACCAAGCGCAAGCTTCGTGAAGGCGACAAGATGGCTGGACGCCATGGAAACAAGGGTGTCGTCTCCCGGATCCTTCCGGAAGAGGACATGCCGTACATGGAAGACGGCACGCCGCTTGATGTCTGTCTGAATCCGCTGGGCGTACCTTCCCGTATGAACATCGGACAGTTGATGGAAACCCAGCTCGGCTGGGCCGCCGTCTCACTGGACGAGTGGTACTCCTCTCCGGTGTTCCAGAGCGCGTCGATGGACCAGATTGAGGCGAAGATGAAAGAGGCGGGGCTTCCCACCAATTCCAAGGTGACGCTGTACGATGGCAGGACGGGTGTCCCGTTCGTCAACAAGGTGTTCTGCGGGTACATTTACTACCTGAAGCTGCACCACTTGGTCGACGACAAGATGCATGCGCGTTCCACCGGTCCGTACTCGTTGGTCACCCAACAGCCGCTGGGCGGCAAGGCCCAGTTCGGTGGCCAGCGTCTCGGAGAGATGGAGGTCTGGGCGTTGGAGGCGTACGGCGCCGCCAATACCTTGCAGGAACTCCTGACCATCAAGAGCGACGACATGAACGGCCGTGTGAAGATCTATGAGAGCATCGTGAAAGGCGAGCCCGCCACGGCGGTCGGCATGCCTGAGGCGTTCAACGTCCTGGTGCAGGAGATCAGGGGATTGGCATTGGATATGTCCGTGTATGATTCCAATGGGAAACAGGTTCCGCTCACCGAGCGTGATGAAGAGCTGATCAACAAGCAACAGAAAGGCTCACTGAACAACTAG